In one Prosthecobacter debontii genomic region, the following are encoded:
- a CDS encoding RNA recognition motif domain-containing protein, whose translation MNLYVSNLAYSVTDDELRSEFSAYGTVGSCRVVMDRETGRSRGFGFVDMPNDAEAQAAMSALEGTNLAGRAVKIVEARPKEERPRPTSGAGGGGYAGGGNKKPDRGGNGGGHRPQTQPSYNDWDDRDRGGKKSKPRDRGRRNQDFDGGWD comes from the coding sequence ATGAACTTATACGTCAGTAATCTTGCTTACAGCGTGACTGATGATGAACTCCGCAGTGAATTCTCTGCTTATGGCACGGTGGGTAGCTGCCGGGTCGTGATGGATCGAGAAACAGGTCGCTCACGTGGGTTCGGCTTTGTCGATATGCCGAACGATGCCGAAGCTCAAGCCGCCATGAGTGCTCTTGAGGGCACCAACTTGGCTGGGCGTGCGGTGAAAATTGTGGAGGCGCGTCCGAAAGAAGAGCGCCCTCGTCCTACTTCAGGGGCTGGAGGCGGCGGTTATGCCGGAGGCGGCAATAAAAAGCCTGACCGAGGTGGCAACGGTGGTGGACATCGCCCACAAACGCAGCCGTCCTACAATGACTGGGACGACCGTGATCGTGGGGGTAAAAAGTCGAAGCCACGGGATCGGGGTCGTCGCAATCAGGACTTCGATGGCGGCTGGGACTGA
- a CDS encoding class I SAM-dependent methyltransferase, whose amino-acid sequence MQNQAPSPRLASQTGGLPSAVKWAQLLLADRLQPGDIALDATTGNGHDTLFLSLCIGPTGHVYGLDLQAAAIAETQRRLTEAGLTSEQFTLIHAGHETMLDHVKPEHQGKVAGIMFNLGYLPGSDKTVITRTETTLAAIQAALTLLKPGGLLTLAVYPGHEGGAQEQAAITAWASALPPRAWEVQHLRPVNRSASPPECWVVWKNPLSLGK is encoded by the coding sequence ATGCAAAACCAAGCCCCTTCTCCCCGTCTCGCCAGCCAAACGGGCGGTCTCCCCTCCGCCGTGAAATGGGCTCAACTCCTCCTGGCCGACCGGCTCCAGCCGGGAGACATCGCTCTGGATGCCACCACGGGGAATGGCCATGACACGCTTTTTCTCAGCTTGTGCATCGGTCCCACCGGGCATGTTTACGGCCTGGATCTTCAAGCCGCCGCGATTGCTGAAACCCAACGCCGTCTGACCGAAGCGGGCCTAACGAGCGAACAATTCACCCTGATTCATGCAGGCCATGAGACGATGCTCGACCACGTCAAGCCGGAACATCAGGGTAAGGTCGCAGGCATCATGTTTAACCTGGGCTACCTGCCCGGCTCGGACAAAACCGTCATTACCCGCACGGAGACCACGCTAGCAGCGATCCAAGCAGCGCTGACCTTACTCAAACCCGGCGGGCTGCTCACCCTCGCCGTCTATCCAGGCCATGAAGGGGGAGCACAGGAGCAAGCCGCCATCACCGCTTGGGCATCGGCGCTGCCGCCGCGGGCGTGGGAAGTTCAGCATCTACGCCCGGTGAACCGTTCAGCGAGTCCTCCTGAGTGCTGGGTGGTCTGGAAAAATCCGCTTTCTCTCGGGAAGTGA
- a CDS encoding metallophosphoesterase — MTSVASTIHAEVAPGVILDSRRALIHVRKRWMALADVHYGYEVHRSRQGALLPKWGMQQCGETLFSLIDDYQPQRLILVGDIMDGSFSAAETGLFLDQLRERVPELILVEGNHDRPALRRGWSLIRSHCEEGFFFTHGHEGIAPPSMDIEPRFSPSSLIAITGHEHPAISLTDGAGLRLKLPALIQQQCSQHREHWILPAFSPWAAGGRFQPSSTVLATWACTAKRVWKIV; from the coding sequence GTGACATCCGTCGCTTCCACCATCCATGCAGAAGTCGCCCCTGGCGTCATTCTGGATTCACGCCGTGCCTTGATCCACGTTCGAAAGCGCTGGATGGCTTTGGCTGATGTTCACTACGGCTATGAAGTGCACCGTAGTCGGCAGGGAGCACTACTGCCGAAGTGGGGCATGCAGCAATGCGGGGAGACTCTTTTCTCCCTGATTGACGATTATCAGCCGCAAAGGCTCATCTTAGTCGGAGACATCATGGACGGCAGCTTCTCTGCCGCTGAGACGGGACTGTTTCTCGATCAACTCCGCGAGCGGGTGCCTGAACTCATCTTGGTGGAGGGTAATCATGACCGCCCCGCCCTGCGGCGTGGCTGGTCCCTGATTCGCAGCCATTGCGAAGAAGGCTTCTTTTTTACCCATGGGCATGAAGGCATAGCTCCACCATCCATGGACATCGAGCCAAGATTTTCTCCCTCCAGTCTTATCGCCATCACAGGGCACGAGCATCCTGCGATTTCTCTGACCGATGGAGCAGGACTACGGCTTAAACTCCCGGCTTTGATCCAGCAGCAGTGCAGTCAGCATCGAGAGCATTGGATTTTACCAGCCTTCTCCCCTTGGGCAGCGGGGGGAAGATTTCAGCCTTCCTCGACCGTGCTGGCCACCTGGGCTTGCACCGCCAAACGTGTCTGGAAGATCGTTTGA
- a CDS encoding 3-deoxy-7-phosphoheptulonate synthase: protein MSLSHPTDDLRVAEILPLIQPALLMHDIPLGEEEAAFVEQARRRSEAILKQKDDRLLVVVGPCSIHDRKSALEYGHLIVKAREKYAADLEILMRVYFEKPRTTVGWKGFINDPHLNESYDINTGLRGARSLLIDLAKMQVPAATEFLDVITPQYIADAVAWGAIGARTTESQVHRQLASGLSMPVGFKNGTDGSIQTALDAIQAAAGQHCFLSVTKDGVAAIVKTRGNDACHVILRGGKAGTNFDAQSIETVVNQLTARGLPGSVMVDCSHGNSLKDYRKQPGVAQSLADQMTAGSKAITGVMIESHLVEGRQDAKPGCELTYGQSITDACVNWAATETMLDTLAAAVRARRA, encoded by the coding sequence GTGAGCCTATCCCACCCAACCGATGACCTCCGCGTGGCGGAGATCTTGCCCCTCATTCAGCCAGCGTTGCTGATGCATGACATCCCGCTTGGAGAAGAGGAGGCCGCCTTTGTGGAGCAGGCTCGCCGACGCTCTGAGGCGATTTTGAAGCAGAAGGATGACCGCTTGCTGGTCGTCGTCGGGCCTTGTTCGATCCATGATCGCAAGTCCGCCCTGGAGTATGGGCATCTCATCGTGAAGGCGCGTGAAAAATACGCTGCGGATCTGGAGATCCTCATGCGCGTCTATTTTGAAAAGCCGCGCACCACGGTGGGCTGGAAAGGCTTTATCAATGACCCGCATCTGAATGAAAGCTATGACATCAATACAGGTCTGCGGGGAGCCCGTAGCTTATTGATCGATCTGGCTAAAATGCAGGTGCCGGCAGCGACGGAGTTTCTGGACGTCATCACGCCGCAATACATTGCGGATGCTGTCGCCTGGGGGGCCATTGGGGCCCGCACCACCGAGAGTCAGGTGCACCGCCAGTTGGCCTCGGGGCTTTCCATGCCGGTGGGTTTCAAAAACGGGACCGATGGCAGCATCCAGACTGCTTTGGATGCCATCCAAGCCGCCGCAGGCCAGCACTGCTTCCTTTCGGTAACGAAGGATGGCGTGGCAGCGATCGTGAAGACACGAGGGAATGATGCCTGCCATGTGATCCTGCGCGGTGGAAAAGCGGGCACGAATTTCGATGCGCAGTCCATCGAGACGGTTGTCAATCAACTCACGGCTCGCGGTTTACCAGGAAGCGTGATGGTGGATTGCAGCCATGGCAACAGCCTCAAGGACTATCGCAAGCAGCCCGGTGTCGCCCAGTCTCTGGCGGATCAAATGACGGCAGGCAGTAAAGCGATCACGGGAGTGATGATCGAAAGTCATCTCGTGGAGGGCCGCCAAGATGCCAAACCTGGCTGTGAACTGACCTACGGCCAGAGCATCACCGACGCCTGTGTGAACTGGGCGGCGACTGAAACGATGCTGGATACCCTGGCTGCCGCAGTGCGTGCCCGGCGCGCTTAA